The nucleotide sequence CTGCCCCGGAACGTCGCCGCGCCAGGCACCTCGGGAATCCGGGGCACATGCAGGCCACCGACTCCGAGTACGAGGAACCGGCTGACGTAGGTGGTGCCGTCCGCGGTCTCGACGGTCCACTCCGCCGTGCCCTCGTCCCAGCGCGCGCTCACCACCCGGATGCCGAAGCGGATCCGCGGCAGCAGCCCGTGCCGCACCGTGACGCCGCGAAGGTACCCGAGGATTTCCTCCTGACCGGCGTAAGTCGAGCGCCAGTAGGGATTCTTGGTGTGCGAGTACGAATACAGGTGCGCTTCGACGTCGCAGGCCGCACCTGGATACGTGTTGGACTGCCAGGTGCCGCCGAGGTCCGGAGCCTTCTCCAGCACCACGAAATCGATCCCGGACCTCGCGAGTGCCACAGCCTGCCCGATCCCGGACAGCCCGGCGCCGATGATCAGTGCTTCCGTCCGGGTCGTCATCGCGTGCCTTTCCGGAGGAACTGGCCGATCTCGGGCCACAAACCGGTCCACACCTGATCTTCGTGTTCGCTGTCGTGTGCCAAGCCGGGCACGGTGATCATTTCCGCGCGCAGGCCCGCCTTCCGGACCTGGGCGGCGAGTTCTTCCGACTGTGCGAGGGGCACGATGGAGTCCGCGTCGCCGTGCACGATCAGCAGCGGTGCGTTGAGCGTGCTGACGCCGGCGAGCGGCTGCCGTTCCGGTGCGGTGAAGTAGCTTTCGACGTCGGCCGAGCTGAACCCGGAGTCCGCCGGGAGCAGCGTGCCGGGCTGGGCATGCTCGGCCGCGACCAGCACTGCCGGGTCGTACAGGCCCATCAGCAGTGCCGCGTGCAGCCACAAATCGGGACGGCGTTCCAGCGCCAGCACCGCGGTATAGGCACCGCGGCTGGTGCCTACGATGCTGATCCGTGTGCCATCGATCTCGGGCAGGTCGGCGAGATACCGGGTAGCCGCGATGACGTCGTCGACATCTCCGCCGCCCATTTCGGCCCTGGCGGTAAATTCGTGTCCGTGCCCTGGCGCGCCGCGCTGGTCCACGGTGAAAACGGCGAACCCTGCGGCGAGCAGGGGCGCGTGCTCGCTGAGGTGCGCGTAGTCACCGTCGGCATTCAACGCTCCGCCTTCGCCCGCCGTGCATACCACGACAGCCGGATGTGGTCCGGGATCCGGGGGAACGCTCAGGTGGCCGTAGATCACCAGCCCATCGGCCGAGGTGATCTCGTGTAGTGCAGCGGCCGTTTCGGGCTGTGTACGGTCCAGCTCGTCGACGAGAAGCTCGGCGAGCACGCCCACGCTGAGGCTGCGCTGCAGCCGCACCGCAGGTACCGCGACCCCGAGATGCCTCTGCAGCAGCACCCGTAGCTCGACCGCGGTGAGCGAGTCGACGTCGACCGCCTGCTCTTCGCCGAGTTGCTGCTCGGTGAGGCCCGTGGTCCGCTGCAACAACGGCGTGACGAGCGCGGGCAGCATCGACACACGATCGGCAGGGCTGGCCTCCCGCAGCCGCCTCCCGACGGACTCGTCCCCGCTATCCGTGGCGCCCACCGGGACTACGGTCGCGAACATCGGCAACGGTGCGAGCTGCGGATTCGCACGCGCCCACCGCGGCCAATCGATGTCGGCGACCGACACCTCCGCAGGCTGCGTGTGCAGCAACGCTCTCAGCTCGGCGACCAGCCGGGCGGGGGAAATACCAACATGACCGGTGCGGCGAAGGACATCGCCGACGTAGCCGTCACGGCTCACCGTGACCCCGACGTCGTCGATCATTCCCCAGCCGACGCTGGTCGCGGGAAGCCCCTGTGCGCGCCGGTAGCGGGCAAGGCCGTTGAGGAACTCATTAGCTGTGGCGTACGCGCCCGCGCCGACCGCACCCAGTTGCGCCGCGACTGACGAAAACAGCACGAAGAAGTCGAGGCTGTCGCCGAGAGTTTCCCGGTGCAGATGCCAAGCACCGTCCGCCTTCGGCCGGGTTGCCGTGAGCAGCCGGTCAGCGTCGGCGTCGGCAAGCACGACGTCGTCGAAATCGGCCGCGGCATGCAGGACACCGGCGAGCGGAGGCATTTGGGCGCGGACGTCCGCGACGAGTGCCCGCACCTGCGCGTGGTCGCCGACATCGGCCTTCTCGACCCGCACCTCAACGCCTTCGGCGGTCAAGTCCGTCACCAGCCGGTCGGCGACGTCCGTGGTGACCCCGCCGCGGCCGACGAGCACGAGGTGCCGCGCGCCTTGCTCGGCAAGCCAGCGCGCCACCGTCCGGCCGAGGCCACCGAGACCACCGGTGATGACGTAGGTCCGATCCGGCCGGACCGGCGTCTCGGGCATCGACGACGCCGGCACCAGCACCTCCTCATCGGCCATGCGCAGCACGATCTTCCCACGGTGCTCGGGACTCGCCATGGCCCGGAATGCCTCGGCGGCGTCCTTCGCCGGCCACTCGGCGACTGGCAACGGCGCGATCGCTTTCTGTTCGCAGAGTCCCGCGACCGCCTGCATGCATGCCCGGACGTCGCCGGGGCGCAGGGCCATCATCTGGTCGTAGTCGAAGGAGTGGAACGACAGTGCCCGCCGGGTCGAGGCGAGCCGCACCGCGTGGTCCGCGACGTCCCCCGGTTTGCCCAGCTCGACGAACCGCCCGAAGGTGCTCAGCGCACGGAGGCTGTGGTCGATCATGCTGCCGGGCAATGAGTTCACCACCACGTCGACGCCGGCGCCACCGGTCCAGCCCAGGACGTCGTCCGCGAACGACGACGACCGTGAATCGGCGACGTGAGCAAAGCCCTCCTGCCGCAGGAAATCGCGCCGCTGCGCACTGCCCGCGGTGACGAATACCTCCGCGCCGAGCCACTTCGCGATCCGCGCCGCCGCCAGCCCGACGGCCCCGGCGGCGGAATGGATGAGCACCCGCTCCCCGTCGCGGAGACCCGCGAGCCGGACTAGCGACAGGTGCGCGGTGACCACGGGCAGCAGTGACGCGGCCTCGGCGGCGGACAACGCGGCCGGTTTCTTGACCACGCGTACCGCGTCGAGCGTCACGTGCGAGACGTACAGGTCCCGGCTGTGCGCGAACACCTCATCCCCGATTTCGAGATCGGCCACGCCATCGCCCACCGCCACGACCTTGCCCGCGCATTCGAGCCCGAGCGACTCTCCGGAATGGCTGCCCTCGATCGCGTGCGGCGAGATCAGGCCGGTGTGCTTGAGGATGTCCTTGAAGTTGAGCCCCACGTGGGACACCCGGAGCTCGACCTCACCGGGGCCGGGCGGTCGGCGGGTGGTGGCGAGGAAACCGAGTTCACCACCGGACGACGCCAGCCGCATTGGGGTGAGGTCGGTGCGCGTGCGGACGTGGTCAAGTTCCGAGCCGTCCTCGGCCTGCTTCAACCGCCGCACATACCGGCCGTCGGGGCGGAGGGAGACTTCGTCGCCCTTGTCGTGAAGGACTTCGGCGAGCAGCGCCTCCCCGGACACGCCCAGGGCGAGATCCACTAGCCGGCATCGCAACTCTGGCCGTTCCGCGGCGACGACGCGGCCGAATCCCCACAACGAAGCCGCCGACGGGTTCACCGTGGAGATGCCCTGCGCACCTGTGGTCACGAGGAACAACGGCACGGCAGGCAGTTCCTGCACGAGCCGCAACGGTGCGGCGATCGGTGCGCACGCGGCCTCGGCGTCGATGCTGTCCACGTAAACCACGCCGCGGCAGGCCGAAGCCGCGGCGAGCACCCGATCGAGCCAGTCGTCACCGGCCGGATCCACAGCGAGGGCGCCTGCCCCGGCTGCGGCAAGGTCCCGGGTGAGCCCGGCTGCCGTGGCCGACGATCCGATGATGATCCACCGGCCGTCCGGCTGCCGCTCCGACGCCTGCGGTAGCGGTTCCGGCTGCCACACGTGCCCGTAGGCCAGCGTCGACGGCTCGTCCGCTGCTTCCGCGAGCCGCCTGGCCTGCAGCCCCCTGACCTCGGCGACGACTTCACCGTCGTCGGTCACCAGGGACAGATCGCACTCGATCCGGCCAGGCCCCGCAGCGGGGTGGCCCCGGCCATGCACCCACAGCCGGGTGGCCGGGCTGCAGAAGAACTGCAGCGCATCGATCCGGGCCGGGACATAGGTGCCGGATTCCACGCCATCGCCGAGCATCAGCGCACCGGCGATCACCGCCTGCAGTGCCGCGTCGAGCACCACGGGGTGCAGCCGGTGGCCCTTCTGCTCCAGGGTGTCCAGCCGCAGTTCGGCGAACACCTCGCGGCTCTCTTGCCGCCACCACAACCGCTCCACGGCACGGAACGCCGGACCGTAGTTCAGGCCGGTACCGCCGAGCCGCGAGTACACGTCCTCGTGCCCGAGTTCCGGCAGTCCTTCAGCGAGGACTGCGAGTTTTTCGGTACGACGTTCCGGCAGCCGGGCCTTGGCGAAGTGGCCGCGGCGCAGCTCGGCGTGCAACGTCCATACAGGATCGTCGGGCTGGGTGCGGCTGTGCAGCGTGAGCAGCTGCCGTGCCGGGTCGAAGCCTGCCCGCAGCGTCGGGATCGGCGAGGGCGCCAGCACGAGCGGCCGGTGGAACACGACGTCTTCGAGCAGGCACGGCTCGTCGTCCGGGAAGGCGGCCAGCGCGGCTTCCAGATAGCCGGAGCCGGGGAACACCACCGACTCGCCGATCCGGTGATCATCGAGGTAGGGCAGCGCCGAGGTCGACAGCTCGATGTCGTGGACCGGAGTGACCCCGGCGACCGGCCGTCCGCCGAGCAGAAGGTCAGTGGTGCCCAGCCGCTTTTCCCGCGACGCCACCGATTCCACCCAATGCCGCTCCCTCTGCCACGGATACCGCGGCAGATCGAGGTGCTCACGCGACCCCGGATGCACCCGGTCCCACGCCGGATCGGCACCGGCGGCATACCGGTGACCGAGCACGGTGAGCAGGTACTCGCGCTGGGGTTCCCCGCGGCGCAACGACGCCAGGCGGACGATGTCGTCGGCCCGGTCGGCCAGCGCCTCGTCGATCGCGGACGCGAGCACCGGGTGCGGCCCGATCTCCAGCACGGCACCGGGAGTCCAGGTGAGCACGCGCCGGAACGCGTCGGCGAACCGGACCGTCTCGCGGACGTTGCGCCACCAGTATCCCGCATCGAGTTCCGGCCCCTCGACCTGGTCACCGGTGACCGTCGAGAAAAGCGGGACTTCCGCACTGCGCGGGCGAATCTCCCGTAACGCGGCGAGCAGGGGTTCGCGGATCTCCTCCATCTGGTGGCTGTGGTACGCCACCTCGACGCGGAGTGGTTTCACCGACGCTCCCGCGTCTGTCAGCTCCCGGCTCATCGCTGCCAAGGCGTCGTGGTCGCCGGCGAGCGTTGTCGCGTACGTGCTGTTGACCGCCGCAACCGCGACGCCGGACCGCAAATACGCGGCGACCTCGTCCGCGGGCAGGTCCACGGCCGCCATCGCGCCGCGTCCGGCAAGGCGTGACTGAAGGTTCGCGCGGTGGAAGCTGATGGTGAGAGCGTCTTCGAGCGTGTACACGCCCGCTGCATAAGCGGCAGCAACCTCGCCAACACTGTGGCCCACGATGAAGGCCGGCTCGATTCCCCATGCCCGCCACAAAACGGTGAGCCCGGCCTGCACCACGAAATTCGCGACCTGCGCGTACAACGTCTCTGTGAGCCGCGACTCGGTTTCGTCGCGGCGGAACTCGTCCGCCATGCACACACCGAATTTCGCCAGCACCTCGTCGCAAGCCACGACAACCTCGGCGAAACTCGGCTCCGTCGCCAGGAGTTCACGGCCCATACCCCACCACTGCGGGCCCATTCCGGTGTACACAAAGGCATTTCCCGGCCGCGTCGCCCGCCTCGGCTCGACGGTCAGCTCCCGCAGCTTGGCCGCCGCCTCCACCGAGTCCCCAGCCACCACGAACGTCCGCAGCGGATGGTGCTCACGCTGCCGCGATGCCGCCCTGGCGACCCGCCGCAGGGACGGGCTTCCCGGACTTTCCAGCGCCGTCGCGTAGGAATCCACCAGCGCACGCAAGGCTTCCGGGCTTCGCGCCGACAGCGGCAGGAGAACCGGCCCGACCTCCGCCTCGGTCGCCGCGACCGGCTCGGATCCCGTCCACTGCTCCAGGATGGCGTGTGCGTTCGTCCCGCCGAAGCCGAACGAGTTCACCCCGGCCCGGCGCGGGCCCGCCGACTCCGGGAACGACACCATCTCCGTCGGCACGCGCAGCGGAAGCCGGTCGAATGGGATCTTCGGATTGGGCCGTTCGAAATGCAGGTTGGGCGGGATCAGCCCCTTGCCGAGGCACAGCACCGCCTTGATCACCCCGGCGATACCCGCCGCCGCCTCGGTGTGCCCGAAGTTCGATTTGACCGATCCGATCCAGTGCGTACTCGACGAAACACCCAGGACCTCACCGATCGCGGTGGCCTCGATCGGATCACCCACTGCAGTACCGGTGCCGTGGGCTTCGAAGTACCCGACGGACGCGGGCTCGACGTCCCCGACCTGGCAGGCTTGCTCGATCAGCGCGCGCTGGGCGTCCACGCTGGGCACGGTGATCCCCGGAGTGCGGCCGTCCTGGTTCACCGCCGTGCCACGCACGACTGCGTGGACGCGGTCACCGTCACGCACTGCCGCGGGCAACGGCTTCAGCAGCAGGACACCCGCGCCCTCGCCACGGGCGTAACCGTTGGCCCGGTGGTCGAACGACTTGCATCGGGCATCCGGCGAAAGGAATTGCCCCTTGGACATCAGAACCGTGGTGACCGGATTGACCATCACGTTCACCCCTGCGGCCACCGCGAGGTCGCAGTCCCCGCGGGCGAGCGCGCCCACCGCGTGGTGCAGCGCGACCAGCGACGACGAGCATGCGGTGTCGAGAGTCAACGCCGGACCGCGCCAGTCGAACGCATACGACAAGCGCGCGGCCAGCATCGTCATGCTCACACCGGTTGGCGTGGCCGAGCTGACCAGATGCCGGTTCGAGTCGGTCAGCTGCAGCGTCGCCGCGTCGAAGGTGAACCCGCCGACGTAGACACCGACATTGCCGGCTGCGGTCGACTTCGGCGGGATCCCGGCGTTCTCCAGCGATTCCCAGGTGACCTCCAGCAGCAGCCGCTGCTGCGGATCCAGCGCGGCCGCCTCGCGTGGCGATATCCCGAAGAAGCCCGCGTCGAACTCGTCGACCGGATTTCGCAGGAAACCACCCTGCCGCACGAACATCCGGCCCGGCGCAGTCGGATCCGCGTCGTAGTGGTCATCAATCCGCCACCGGCCGGCCGGGATATCACCGATCGCGTCGGTCCCGGACGCGACCAACTCCCAGAAACTCGGCATGTCCTCGATCCCGCCCGGAAAACGGCAGCCGATCCCGACGATCGCGATCGCTTCTTCCTCAACCCTTGACGCCATCAATCCGCCTCCCGACCGGCAATCCCATGCGGCGAGGATGCGCGCGCTTGGCCGCCTAAGCCGGTCTCAAGAACAGAATGCGTCCGGTCTACAGGCAATTGTGCGCGAAGAGGCAGACCATTGACGCGGTCAGATGATCTCTTACGATGCGGTGGGCGGGCGGCGGCAGCTTACCTACGACGCGCACAGGTAGCCGTACGCGCTCGTCTGCTGCGAGTGGCCAGTGGGACACCGAAGGCGCTACGGCTACCAAACCGGGGTGGTGCCGCTGAGCTGTGCTCCGTCGTGGGTGATCCGAAGATTGCTCCTGTTCGACAAGTTCACCGAGCAGCGAGTGGACATCGAAGCGGGCCCGGTCCGCCGTACCGGTGTACGCAGCACGATCTACAGTCTCCATCTGCGCGACCCTGACGGAAACCTGATCAAGCTGAGCAACTACTTCGACTGAACGGGGTTTATTCGTCATCGAGCGGACTGCTCCAGAGCATCCCCACATCTGTTGTCGCGGGACTGTCAAACGTTTGGCTCTGGCGCACTTTCGGTGGTGGTGTTAGCCGAGGAGGATGCGATGGCGCAGGAGGTTGATGCCTGCTCGTCCGTACATCTGCCGCTTGAGCAGCTTGGTCTTGGTGTTCACGCCTTCGGTGCGTCCGTTGTGGTGTTCGAGGGTGACCGCGGCGATGACGGCGTCGGTGTCCTGGTCGATTCCTCGGGTGAAGGAGCGCACGTGAGGTAGGTCTGCTTCGCGTGCGGCGGTAATCCATTCCTTCAACCGGGCGGGATTGTCCTTGTGGGGAGAGAGCAGAGCTGCGAAGGAGCGCACAACGCCTGCCAGCGCCGTCATTTCGGGGCAGGCCGCGGTCAGAGCTTGGAGTCGTTCGTGTTGCCGTTCGGTGAGATTCTCCGGCCGGGTCAGTAGCAGCCGACCGGCTCGTCGTGGTGAGAGCTGTGGGTGATCGTCGAGATGCCGTCCTTGGTTCAGGTAGCGCACGAGGAGGTTGTGGCTGCCGGTATAGCCCAGAGCGCGGATCTCGGCCAGCAGTGCGGTGGCCCCGACGGCTGGGTCTTGTTCACGGCGGGCGCGGAGGTGGTCCCGGTACGGGTCGACCATGCAGGCCCGGTACTTAGGAACCCGCTGAATACGGTCCGGGGTGGCGGCGCGGGCGTATCGCTTGACCGTGTTCAGCGCCAGACCCAGGCGGCGTGAGCAGTCCAGCAGCCCGACTCCAGCCTCGAGCAGGGTATGGATCTGCTGCCACCGCTGCAAAGTAGTCTCGGCCAGCTTTCCCTCACGTAATCCTGTGGCCGACGCCCAGCACGCGCTATGGGCGGCGACCTCCTTGCCCACGGCGTCACACAGGCCGTGCCAGAGATGCCATCGGTCGGCGACCTGGATCGCGTTGGGCAGCGCGTCCTTCACAGCCTGTGCATAGGCTGTCGAGCCGTCCCGGCACACGACCTCGACTCCTGGATGCGCCCGCAACCAACCGGCCACCACCTCGGCGCCTCGCCCGGGCAGCACGTCGATCCGGGCGCCGGTGTCGGCATTGATCACCACGGTGGCGTACTTGTGACGCCTGCGCAGGGCGAAGTCGTCGATTCCCAGCACCCGCGGCACCGCGTGATCCGGTAACGGGATGCCCATCAAGACCCGCACGGCGGTATCCCGCCCGACCGTGATCCCGAGCGCGCTGGCAGCAACCGGGCGGAGGCCCTGCCAGCCAGTTCGCGCACGACACTGCGGACCTGTTCACCGAGCCGGACGGTGCGTCGCTGGTATCGCTCGATCACGCCCGGTACCTGCTCCCGGAGGGTCTGACGCACGCATTCGGTGACAGGGCAACGCATCCGACGTATCCGCAACCTCACCAGTACCCGCCGTCCATCGACCGGCACATCCGCGGGGACCCGCTCATGGAACGCATGGACCCGGCCGGTCAGCGTCCCGCAGACAGGGCACGCCACCGCATCGCCCTTGGTCGATGCCCGCACCACGACTACATCGCCCACTTCCTCGACGCCCTCGACCGACAGCGCCGAAAGCCCCGAGAACACCACATCGACCAGCATCGTCATCTCAGACACAGATGATCATGACAGCCCAACAACCCGGCCCGGCCAGGGAACCACTGCACCACCACCGAAAGTGCGCCAGAGCCGAACGTTTGACAGACCTTCTCCAACGCGCTGATCGATAGCGGCGTCGACTTCACCGGTTCCAGTTTCGAAGAAGGCGAGATCTCGTTCGCCGGAGCGCGATTCGCCGGAAAAGCTTCCTTCGCCGAGAGTATGAGCTCAGGTGCTCGAGTGGACTTTTCCTCCGCCTCCCTCGATGGGGATGTGGATTTCTCGGGCAGCATTTTCGACGCTGACCTCGTGTCCTTCGCGGGCGCACAGTTCAGTGGTACCACGGACTTTACCGGGTCCGCGTTCATCGGCGCGACAGTCGATTTCAGTGACGCTTGCTTCCTGGGTGGAGGTGTAGATTTCACCGATTGCAGCTTCAGGGGCGGCGAGGTCACCTTTGCCGGTGCGCATTTCAAGGGTGGCACCGTGGACTTGCGCGCCCCCGGGTGGTGACGTCCATGTCGGTGTTCGACGACTGGCTGGATGGGCCACCGCCCGGCCTGCTGCTGCCCGGCGCTGCGTGACATCAGAAGACGCTTGACATCTTCTGCTCGGCCAACACACCCATGACGAACGGTGACAGGATGTCGCAGGCCGGAATGAACAGACGGCGGCCAGGGAGGGCGTGTGCCACAGTGACGTCATGGAGCACCCCTGGCGGCGGGTGATGCAACAACGCTAGTAGGTGAGTATCTTGACCCCGCTATCTCGACGGTGCCAAACGGTAAAGTCGACCACTTTGGCGACACTCTGGTTCATGTCGCGGCCAACAACCTGCACGGCTCGGTGCCTGTGCGGGGAGTGTCGACGGACAATGTTCGTATAGGCCACAATTGGGTCGATCCAGGTGAGCGCTACCGCAGCTTATTCTTGGAAGCGGCGCGAGACATGAACGAAATATTTCTCGACCTTGTACTTCGCGAGGCGGAACGCAGGAAGATTATTACACCAGAGCAATGTGAGGCTATCGGAGAAATTGAGTTCTAGAGTCGGGCTAGTGGCTCGCGTGATGAACAGTGCATGCCGCGACGGCTGGAACTGAGCCGGAGCGCTCCCCAACGGCGGTTGGTCCCGATTGGATATCGTCAGCGGACGATGATGGCGCTCTCTGAATAGGGCCAGTCCTGCTCTCTGAAATTCCCCAGTTGGGGTGTCCTATTGGCGCGTCGTTTGCGCTGGTCAGCGGCCTCGGGGTGACGGTTTCGGTGTTGATCACCGTGACCGTTGCCGGAGGCGTGGATGCTCACTCTGGAGGAAGACGTGGAGGCGCAGGCCCTGCGTGCTCAAGGCTGGTCAGTCTCGGCGATCGCCCGACATCTCGGACGCGACCGCAAGACCATCCGCCGCTACCTGGCCGGCGACGTCGTTCCAGGCAAACGCCGGTCGGCGGGGCAGGATCCGTTCGAACCATTCGTCGGCTACTGCCGCGCTCGGCTGGCCGACGACCTACATTTGTGGGCAGCGACGCTGCTGGACGAGATCGCCGAGCTCGGCTACCCAGGGCGGCTACTCGACGTTCACTCGCGCGCTGCGCCGCTATCAGCTGCGCCCGCATTGCGAGCCGTGTCAGATTTCCTGCGGCCGTGACGTCGCGATCATTGCCCACCCGCCGGGCGAGAAACCCAGTTTGACTGGCTCGAGCTGCCGGACCCACCGGCGAGTTGGGGCGCCAGGAAGCAGGCGCATCTGCTGGTCGGTGCGCTGGCGCACTCGAGCAAATGGCGCGGGTCCTGGCCGATGCCGAGGACTTCCCGCACCTGGTCGAGGCCCTCGACGCGGTGGTCCGCCTGCTCGGCGGGGTGACCCAGGTCTGGCGCTTCGACCGGATGGCCACGGTCTGCCATCCCTCGTCCGGCCGGATCACACCAGCGTTCGCGCAGGTCGCGAAGCATTATGGGTCCGGTCGATGACGTGTCCGTCGCGGCGCGGGAACCGCAAGGGCGTGGTCGAGAAGGCCAACCACTCGGCCGCGCAGCGCTGGTGGCGCACCCTCGGCGACGACGTCACGATCGCCGAGGCCCAAGCCGGGCTCGATCGACTCGCGGTCAAGCTCGACAGCCGTCGCCGGGTCCATGACGGCGAACGGACCATCGTCGCCGGGGTGGCCGCAGCCGAGCGGCTGCACGCCCCGGCGCTGATCGCGTTCCCGGCCGAGTTCGATCTCAGCCAGATCGTCACACGACAGGCACTGGTCGCTTTCCGCGGCAACTCCTACTCCGTCCCGCCCGGGTTGGGCGGTGCGCAGGTTCAAGTCCGCCACAGGGTCGGCGCGGACGTGCTGCGGATCGTCACCGACCGCGGCGCAACGGTCGCGGTCCACCACCGCGCCCCGGACGGCGCCGGGCGGGGCGTCCGCGACGACGGGCACGTGATCGGCGCTCGAACACGCCGCGATGGGCGCCTTCAGCACCGATCGGCCCTGCACTCACAAGACGCGCTGGCCGCCGTCGGCGGCGGCGTTGGCCGAAGCAGCACGACTGCGCGACCTGCCCGCGACGGGGCCCGCGGCCCACGTCGTGATCGACCTGGCCACCTACGCCGCCACCGCGGCGACGCTGGGCAGTGCACCCACCTATGAGCCCAAGGAGGACTGATCACTTGTCCGGAAACCGTTTAGGGCCACAGATGAGCGAGGCCCGCCGCTATCAGCAACTCCGCTCGCACTTCTCCTACCTGAAGCTGGACAACGCCGCCGAAGCCCTGCCCAGGATTCTGGACCAGGCCCGCGCCGAGAACCTGTCGATGACCGCGGCGCCCGACGGGAGGTCGAACGCACCGCGCCTGCATCCAGCACCGCCAGGCCCTGCGGGGCATCGCCTCCGGCAGCGGCCCCACCGGCGCCTGCGGCGCCGCTGCCGCACATCGCGGCCCCCGGGGACTGCCCGCACTGCGGCGGCCCGGTCACCATCGTCGCGCTGCTCACCACACCCGAAGCGGCACGGCCGCAGATGCCCCTCGCAGCACCCGACGGAGTGATCCCGCTCCGTCGCTGACACCGGTTACGCTGCACTCCTCAGCTAGCCCATTTCAGAGAGCGTGTCTGGCCCATCTCGGAGAGCGCCATCAACGATCGTTGGCCTGACGTGCGATGCCGCGTGGGGCGTGGTGTTCGAGACGATGGGTGGGTTGGTCGCGTTTACCGTCGGTCCGGGTGGGCCATGAGCATCGATATGCCGAAGCGGCCGTCTCGTTGATCATCGCCGGGTGGGTCGCACGGCGGTGCGTCCAGGGCAGGCGGCAGGGGGCTTTTGTCATGATTTTCTGCCCATATTGACGCCGGTAGTTGGGTTAGGTTGGTTGCTGCGTGGCGGTCATGGCCCCTGCACACCCACACTCGGGGTTGCCACGTGAGGAGATAAGGGAGGGCAGCGGTCCGTTCTCGCCGGAAGGCCCCGGCTGGTAGAGCGGGCCGCTGCCGCCCCCCGGCCCCGTGGCGGATATTTGTGGCTGTTGTGGACGGTGTTGCTTCGTCGGCGATGCGGCGCGAACTGAGTCCTCCGAGTTGACAGCCCTCTCGTTCCGATTGTTGTCCCGCTAGTCCCGGCCGGATCGCCGTGAGAGACGAGGGACTCTCGATGTGTCGCGTTCCGCCCTGTCGGGTGGAGTAACGGTCAGCTGCGGGCTGGGGCGACCACAGTCTGACAGGGGGTGCCAGTGCAAAGCGTTGATCACAATGGGCAGCCGGGCCGGTCTCCTCTTGACTTCGTCGTCCGTGGCGCCGGAGAGTGGCGGGTGAGGAAGCCCCCGCGTCGATCGGATAGGGAGTCGCTGCCCTAGTCGGGGGCTTCCTCATCCCACGCGGCACCGTCCTGCACACCTGTGGGTCCTTTATGGATAGATCCCCGGCGGGGACGTGGGCCAGGAGTGCGTATTCGTGGTGCGCCGGTGCTCCGGTGTGTT is from Amycolatopsis lurida and encodes:
- a CDS encoding Mu transposase domain-containing protein, whose protein sequence is MTCPSRRGNRKGVVEKANHSAAQRWWRTLGDDVTIAEAQAGLDRLAVKLDSRRRVHDGERTIVAGVAAAERLHAPALIAFPAEFDLSQIVTRQALVAFRGNSYSVPPGLGGAQVQVRHRVGADVLRIVTDRGATVAVHHRAPDGAGRGVRDDGHVIGARTRRDGRLQHRSALHSQDALAAVGGGVGRSSTTARPARDGARGPRRDRPGHLRRHRGDAGQCTHL